A genomic stretch from Vulpes lagopus strain Blue_001 chromosome 11, ASM1834538v1, whole genome shotgun sequence includes:
- the LOC121501802 gene encoding TP53-regulated inhibitor of apoptosis 1-like, which translates to MNSVGEACTDMKREYNQCFNSWFVEKFLKGDGSRDPCTDLFKRSQQCVQKAIKEKEIPIEGLELMGHGKEKPESSS; encoded by the coding sequence ATGAATAGCGTAGGGGAGGCCTGCACCGACATGAAGCGTGAGTACAACCAGTGCTTCAATTCCTGGTTTGTGGAGAAGTTCCTTAAGGGGGACGGCTCCAGAGATCCGTGCACCGACCTCTTCAAGCGCTCTCAGCAGTGTGTTCAGAAAGCAATAAAGGAGAAGGAGATTCCCATTGAAGGACTGGAACTCATGGGCCATGGCAAAGAAAAGCCTGAAAGCTCTTCTTGA